One genomic region from Fictibacillus marinisediminis encodes:
- the spoIIM gene encoding stage II sporulation protein M gives MRSIKRFVLFHLQEHYSLYVFVSVLLLMGVIFGAVIVNSLTLSQKQDLLNYLSRFFGEVSKGSFADPEDMFSQSYSHYIKYIAVMWILGLSVIGLPVILIMLFIKGVVIGFTVGFLVNQMGWHGFLLAFVSVLPQNLILVPGLIVAAAASILFSVKMIRQQFLKKSSDPFFPKFFKYSALIIAVGLFLAVASAFEAYLSPLLMEGVMSLGSK, from the coding sequence ATGCGGTCTATTAAAAGGTTTGTACTGTTTCACCTTCAAGAGCATTATTCGCTGTATGTGTTTGTATCCGTCCTCTTGCTGATGGGCGTTATTTTTGGAGCTGTTATTGTAAACAGCCTGACACTGAGTCAAAAACAGGACCTGCTGAATTATTTGTCCCGGTTTTTCGGGGAGGTCTCCAAGGGGAGTTTTGCTGATCCAGAGGATATGTTCTCACAAAGCTACAGCCATTATATTAAATATATAGCGGTGATGTGGATTCTTGGGCTGTCTGTTATCGGACTGCCGGTCATCCTGATCATGCTCTTCATTAAAGGGGTAGTCATCGGGTTTACGGTCGGTTTTCTCGTGAACCAGATGGGCTGGCACGGATTCTTGCTCGCTTTTGTTTCCGTTCTTCCACAGAACCTCATTCTGGTTCCGGGTTTGATCGTGGCAGCTGCCGCTTCTATTCTATTTTCCGTTAAAATGATCAGACAGCAGTTTTTGAAAAAATCGAGCGACCCCTTTTTTCCAAAGTTCTTTAAATATTCAGCTCTCATTATCGCAGTAGGATTGTTCCTCGCTGTTGCATCTGCCTTTGAAGCGTATCTTTCACCGCTTCTGATGGAAGGAGTAATGAGTTTGGGGTCAAAATAA
- a CDS encoding purine-nucleoside phosphorylase, with product MGELKQIQTAANFIQEKLSAKPEIGLILGSGLGILADEIENAVTLPYGDIPEFPVSTVEGHAGQLVIGELEGKQVIAMQGRFHYYEGYTLEKVTFPVRVMKELGVESVIVTNAAGGINTSFEAGDLMLITDHINNLSDNPLIGPNDSSFGVRFPDMSEAYTQSLQEIARSTASSLSITLKEGVYVANSGPSYETPAEIRMLRTLGGDAVGMSTVPEVIIARHSGMKVLGLSCISNMAAGILDQPLTHDEVMETTERVKSNFLGLVKGIVKTI from the coding sequence ATGGGAGAATTGAAACAGATACAGACTGCTGCAAACTTTATTCAAGAAAAACTGTCCGCAAAACCGGAAATCGGACTCATCCTAGGATCAGGTTTGGGGATATTGGCTGATGAAATCGAAAATGCTGTTACTCTTCCTTACGGCGATATACCTGAATTTCCTGTATCGACGGTTGAGGGGCATGCCGGCCAGCTTGTTATTGGAGAGCTTGAGGGCAAGCAGGTCATTGCGATGCAGGGCCGTTTTCATTATTATGAAGGCTACACTCTTGAGAAAGTCACCTTCCCTGTCAGAGTCATGAAGGAGCTTGGTGTGGAGAGTGTCATCGTGACCAATGCGGCAGGCGGGATCAACACTTCTTTTGAAGCAGGAGATCTGATGCTGATTACGGATCATATCAATAATCTGAGCGACAATCCTTTAATCGGACCAAACGACAGCTCCTTTGGGGTCAGGTTTCCCGATATGTCTGAAGCTTACACTCAGAGCCTGCAGGAAATTGCGCGCAGTACAGCTTCATCCCTCAGCATAACGTTAAAAGAGGGAGTCTATGTGGCGAATTCTGGTCCAAGCTATGAAACACCGGCAGAGATTCGCATGCTCAGAACATTGGGAGGAGATGCAGTTGGTATGTCCACTGTCCCCGAAGTAATCATAGCTCGCCATTCAGGAATGAAGGTTCTCGGACTTTCCTGCATTTCGAACATGGCAGCAGGAATTCTAGATCAGCCGTTGACCCATGATGAAGTAATGGAAACAACTGAACGGGTTAAATCCAATTTTCTTGGTCTTGTAAAAGGAATCGTAAAAACCATTTAA
- a CDS encoding endonuclease Q family protein — protein sequence MLNTYYADLHVHIGRSRSGKPVKITGAKSLILSAILDMASAVKGIDLLGIIDCHVPEVIQELEEMLESGVMAEHEEGGLWYEKVCLLPGSEIEIYDGNCKGPIHVLVFFPTLEKMKQFSFYMAGRMKNITLSSQRIYESAHNLQRKTKELGGLFIPAHVFTPHKSLYGKGVNASLSEVFLPDLIDAIELGLSSDTSMAFAVEELRSYPFLSNSDAHSLEKIGREYQTIRMEKPTFLEFKQALKEEQGRRITANYGLNPRLGKYYETTCAKCSEIIDEEKGTVCKQCGSSSKIRGVKNRINELGKCALQQSDHKERPPYIHQVPLEFIPALGPKTLQKLRDHFGTDMAILHEVEEKDLMEAAPQTIVHHILRAREGKLSFQSGGGGKYGKVASGKSSR from the coding sequence ATGCTTAATACGTATTACGCGGACCTGCATGTACATATCGGAAGGTCGCGTTCTGGAAAGCCTGTAAAGATTACGGGGGCCAAATCCCTGATTTTATCTGCTATTTTAGATATGGCTTCTGCCGTTAAAGGAATCGATCTTCTTGGCATCATTGACTGCCACGTGCCGGAAGTGATTCAAGAACTAGAGGAGATGCTAGAATCGGGAGTCATGGCTGAACACGAAGAAGGCGGATTATGGTATGAGAAGGTGTGCCTTCTGCCGGGGTCCGAAATCGAAATCTATGATGGGAACTGCAAAGGGCCTATCCATGTTCTAGTGTTTTTTCCTACACTTGAAAAGATGAAACAGTTCAGTTTTTATATGGCCGGCCGGATGAAAAATATTACGTTAAGCTCGCAGCGAATCTACGAGTCGGCCCATAACCTTCAAAGAAAAACGAAAGAACTGGGAGGACTGTTTATCCCGGCTCACGTGTTCACTCCGCATAAGAGCTTGTATGGAAAAGGGGTAAACGCTTCTCTTTCGGAAGTTTTCCTTCCAGACCTCATAGATGCCATCGAACTCGGGTTAAGTTCGGATACGTCTATGGCTTTTGCTGTTGAAGAACTGAGGTCCTATCCATTTCTTTCAAATTCAGACGCGCATTCTCTGGAAAAGATCGGACGGGAATACCAGACAATCCGGATGGAGAAACCGACTTTTCTGGAATTCAAACAGGCATTAAAAGAGGAACAGGGGAGGCGGATTACAGCCAACTATGGCTTAAATCCGAGGCTCGGCAAGTATTATGAAACGACCTGCGCTAAATGCTCTGAGATCATCGATGAAGAGAAAGGGACCGTATGCAAGCAATGCGGGAGTTCATCAAAAATACGAGGTGTTAAAAACCGGATCAATGAATTAGGAAAATGCGCCCTGCAGCAGTCAGATCACAAAGAAAGGCCGCCTTATATCCATCAAGTTCCACTGGAGTTCATTCCTGCTCTTGGACCGAAAACGCTGCAAAAACTAAGGGATCATTTCGGAACGGACATGGCGATCCTTCATGAGGTAGAAGAAAAAGATTTAATGGAAGCTGCTCCGCAAACGATCGTGCATCATATTCTGCGTGCAAGGGAAGGCAAGCTATCTTTCCAGTCTGGCGGGGGCGGCAAGTACGGGAAAGTAGCATCAGGCAAATCTAGCAGATAA
- a CDS encoding YqzK family protein: MRSWLRLCWNTSKIFLSFTACTLLFYFGLLWINQEYQDYHRYDVPKGKAVKVFQSDAATTNKEESNWLIRLLFFYESSE, encoded by the coding sequence ATGAGATCTTGGCTGAGGTTATGCTGGAACACATCAAAAATATTTTTATCTTTTACAGCCTGCACATTGTTATTCTACTTTGGGCTGCTTTGGATCAACCAGGAGTACCAGGATTATCACCGGTACGATGTGCCGAAGGGGAAAGCGGTCAAGGTTTTCCAAAGTGACGCTGCCACTACGAATAAAGAGGAGAGCAATTGGCTCATCCGATTGCTGTTTTTCTACGAATCCAGTGAATAA
- a CDS encoding Fur family transcriptional regulator produces the protein MESRLDRIKKQLHSQSYKLTPQREATVRVLLENEEDHLSAEDVYLLVKEKSPEIGLATVYRTLELLTELKVVDKINFGDGVSRYDLRTEGAAHFHHHLVCLECGAVDEIQEDLLEDVEKVVEEGWNFKIKDHRLTFHGICHRCNGNDKNDETS, from the coding sequence ATGGAAAGCCGTCTAGACCGGATCAAAAAACAGCTGCATTCCCAGAGCTATAAGCTTACTCCCCAGCGAGAAGCTACAGTTAGGGTCCTCCTGGAAAATGAGGAAGATCATTTAAGTGCAGAGGACGTCTATCTTCTTGTGAAGGAGAAATCACCAGAAATAGGTCTTGCTACTGTCTACCGTACATTAGAACTATTAACTGAACTGAAAGTAGTCGATAAAATAAATTTTGGAGATGGCGTATCGAGATATGATCTTCGTACAGAAGGAGCAGCTCACTTCCATCATCATCTCGTTTGCCTTGAATGCGGAGCGGTCGATGAAATCCAAGAGGATCTGCTGGAAGATGTGGAAAAGGTCGTTGAAGAGGGCTGGAATTTTAAAATTAAAGACCACCGCCTCACTTTTCACGGCATCTGCCACCGCTGTAACGGAAATGATAAAAATGATGAGACCTCTTGA
- the xerD gene encoding site-specific tyrosine recombinase XerD, which translates to MTDHVQDFIHYLIVERGLSKNTVDSYRRDLEQYVLFIEKVENISDINQIQRANIIGYLLQLKENGKATTTIARNIASIRSFHQFLLREKASESDPSVHIETPKAERKLPKVLAMNEVEALLDTSDTHETFGIRDKAMLELLYATGIRVTELVSLDLADVHLSMGFLRCLGKGNKERIIPLGKMATGAIQAYLDKGRPALSKGKSGNALFLNHHGNRLSRQGFWKILKQLAKKANIEKELTPHTLRHSFATHLLENGADLRAVQEMLGHADISTTQIYTHVSKTRLKDVYAAYHPRA; encoded by the coding sequence ATGACAGATCATGTCCAGGATTTTATTCATTATTTAATAGTCGAGCGTGGTCTTTCTAAAAACACGGTGGATTCTTACCGCCGCGACCTTGAGCAGTATGTGCTTTTCATTGAAAAAGTGGAAAACATTTCAGATATCAACCAGATTCAGCGTGCAAATATAATAGGTTACCTGCTTCAACTTAAAGAAAACGGCAAGGCTACAACAACTATTGCGAGGAACATTGCATCTATCCGTTCGTTTCACCAGTTTCTGCTTCGTGAAAAGGCGAGCGAATCTGACCCATCTGTACATATTGAAACACCCAAAGCTGAACGCAAGCTTCCGAAGGTGCTGGCTATGAACGAAGTGGAAGCGCTTTTAGATACATCCGATACCCATGAAACGTTCGGGATCAGGGACAAGGCCATGCTCGAGCTGCTATATGCGACCGGGATAAGAGTGACGGAGCTGGTAAGCCTAGATCTTGCCGACGTCCATTTATCGATGGGGTTTTTGCGTTGTCTTGGAAAAGGGAACAAAGAACGTATTATTCCGCTCGGTAAAATGGCGACAGGAGCCATACAAGCCTATTTGGATAAGGGCCGTCCTGCACTTTCAAAAGGCAAGAGCGGGAACGCTTTGTTTTTGAACCACCACGGAAACCGTTTATCAAGGCAAGGTTTTTGGAAAATTTTAAAACAGCTTGCCAAAAAAGCAAATATTGAAAAAGAATTGACTCCCCATACGCTTAGACATTCGTTCGCGACGCATTTGCTGGAAAATGGAGCGGATCTGCGGGCGGTACAGGAGATGCTCGGCCATGCAGATATTTCCACAACGCAAATCTATACCCACGTGTCGAAAACAAGGCTTAAAGATGTTTACGCTGCCTATCATCCAAGGGCTTAG